A DNA window from Novosphingobium sp. RL4 contains the following coding sequences:
- a CDS encoding arginyltransferase: MTAPVRFPRFFVTSPAPCPYLPGRSERKVFTELKGPHADSLNDALGRIGFRRSQTVAYRPSCLDCNACVSVRVVADEFVASSTQKRLMKRNGDLVATVCRPWSTSEQFELLQSYLSVRHPEGGMTSMDEVDFADMVEHTPVTSYVIEYREPSVDGVTPGRLVGACLTDRQCDGLSMIYSFYDPHHEARQGLGTYIILDHIQRATEMGLSYVYLGYWVEGSPRMQYKVRFRPMEKLGRTGWERLAAEDQERLIAAAVANPRSRADVGEGVRKDGVPSIAQ, translated from the coding sequence GTGACGGCACCCGTTCGTTTTCCCCGGTTCTTCGTGACCAGCCCGGCCCCGTGCCCCTATCTGCCGGGCCGCAGCGAACGGAAAGTGTTCACCGAACTCAAGGGCCCTCACGCCGATTCGCTGAACGACGCGCTGGGCCGCATCGGCTTCCGCCGCAGCCAGACGGTGGCCTATCGCCCGTCCTGCCTCGATTGCAACGCTTGCGTCTCGGTGCGGGTGGTCGCGGATGAATTCGTCGCCTCCAGCACCCAGAAGCGCCTGATGAAGCGCAACGGCGATCTGGTCGCCACGGTCTGCCGGCCATGGTCCACCAGCGAACAGTTCGAACTGCTCCAGAGCTATCTCTCGGTGCGCCATCCCGAAGGCGGGATGACCTCGATGGACGAAGTGGACTTTGCGGACATGGTCGAACATACCCCCGTCACCAGCTACGTCATCGAGTATCGCGAACCTTCGGTGGACGGCGTTACGCCGGGTCGTCTCGTCGGCGCCTGCCTGACCGACCGCCAGTGCGACGGTCTGTCGATGATCTACAGCTTCTACGATCCCCATCACGAAGCGCGGCAGGGGCTGGGGACCTACATCATCCTCGATCATATCCAGCGTGCCACCGAGATGGGGCTATCCTACGTCTACCTTGGTTACTGGGTCGAAGGCTCGCCGCGGATGCAGTACAAGGTGCGCTTCCGCCCCATGGAAAAGCTCGGCCGCACCGGATGGGAGCGTCTCGCCGCCGAGGATCAGGAACGCCTGATCGCCGCCGCCGTGGCCAATCCCCGCAGCCGTGCCGACGTGGGCGAAGGTGTGCGCAAGGACGGCGTGCCCTCCATCGCCCAGTAA
- a CDS encoding lysozyme, with translation MLDRKPIFDEVRQLLGRGFTAADVIALDAAIDRGLGEEPPAAAVPTLGASGRALIHKWEGCARRRADGLFEAYPDPGSRDGKPWTIGWGSTGTDIGPGTVWTQAQCDARFESEIERYVRQVRTAIGGAATTPNQFNALVSFHYNTGAIAKATLTRLHREGRFAEAAAQFGKWIYNDGKVLEGLKRRREDEAKLYALA, from the coding sequence ATGCTCGATCGCAAGCCGATTTTCGACGAAGTTCGACAGTTGCTCGGCCGCGGGTTCACCGCCGCCGACGTCATCGCGCTGGACGCCGCGATCGACCGGGGACTGGGCGAGGAACCGCCCGCCGCCGCCGTTCCCACCCTCGGCGCGTCCGGCCGCGCGCTGATCCACAAATGGGAGGGTTGCGCCAGGCGCCGCGCCGATGGCCTTTTCGAAGCCTACCCCGATCCCGGCAGCAGGGACGGCAAGCCCTGGACCATCGGCTGGGGATCGACCGGCACCGATATCGGTCCGGGCACAGTCTGGACGCAGGCTCAGTGTGACGCCCGGTTCGAAAGCGAGATCGAGCGTTACGTCCGCCAGGTCCGCACGGCAATCGGCGGCGCGGCCACCACGCCCAACCAGTTCAATGCGCTGGTCTCTTTCCACTACAACACCGGGGCCATCGCCAAGGCCACGCTCACCCGCCTGCACAGGGAGGGCCGCTTCGCCGAAGCGGCGGCGCAGTTCGGGAAATGGATCTACAATGACGGCAAGGTGCTGGAAGGCCTGAAACGCAGGCGCGAGGACGAAGCCAAGCTTTACGCCCTCGCCTGA
- a CDS encoding fasciclin domain-containing protein — MRKEGIGIVLLAAAGLSLAACSGKDGAGEQAGATSAADGTTPASASLPDALDNTDGLQTVAEALKETGIEGVFREKASYTLIAPEDDAFAKLGDPAKKLTEADDHAALAALIKDHMLTGYMTPQDISAAIKASKDGKIEIPTLGGGTLTFTQAGPTVTVTAEDGTQASFDGDPVAGGSSIAIPVNGVLKKL; from the coding sequence ATGCGCAAGGAAGGTATCGGAATCGTGCTGCTCGCCGCTGCGGGGCTCTCGCTTGCCGCCTGTTCGGGGAAGGACGGCGCCGGGGAACAGGCCGGCGCGACGTCCGCGGCGGATGGCACGACGCCGGCGTCAGCATCGCTGCCCGATGCGCTCGACAATACGGACGGGCTGCAGACCGTGGCCGAAGCGCTCAAGGAAACCGGCATCGAAGGCGTGTTCCGCGAGAAGGCCAGCTATACCCTTATCGCGCCGGAGGACGACGCTTTCGCGAAGCTGGGCGATCCGGCCAAGAAGCTTACCGAGGCGGACGACCATGCCGCCCTTGCCGCGCTCATCAAGGACCACATGCTGACCGGCTACATGACGCCGCAGGACATTTCCGCGGCCATCAAGGCCAGCAAGGACGGCAAGATCGAGATTCCCACGCTGGGCGGCGGCACCCTGACCTTCACGCAGGCCGGCCCTACCGTGACCGTGACCGCCGAGGACGGCACGCAGGCGAGCTTCGACGGCGATCCCGTGGCGGGCGGTTCCAGCATCGCGATCCCGGTCAACGGTGTGCTGAAGAAGCTCTGA
- the glnA gene encoding type I glutamate--ammonia ligase encodes MASAKDVLKRIKDEEIEWVDLRFTDPKGKWQHLTMVASILGEDELEDGLMFDGSSIEGWKAINESDMILKPDLDAVYVDPFSATPMLILFCDIVEPSTGDLYARDPRSTAKRAEAFVKSAGFGDTVYVGPEAEFFMFDDVKFYDGYEGNGFKIDDIELPGNSDKSYDTGNLAHRPRAKGGYFPVAPVDSAVDIRGEMVTTMLEMGLPCDKHHHEVAAAQHELGLTFGTLVTTADRMQIYKYVVHMVAQAYGKTATFMPKPIMKDNGSGMHTHISIWDKGNPLFAGNGYAGLSDMCLYFIGGVIKHAKALNAFTNPTTNSYKRLVPGYEAPVLLAYSARNRSASCRIPYGAGDKAKRVEFRFPDAMANPYLCYAALLMAGLDGIKNKIHPGEAMDKNLYDLPPAELAEVPTVCGSLREALDSLQADHAFLLEGGVFTVDQIESYLELKWPEVLRWETTPSAVEFDMYYSA; translated from the coding sequence ATGGCTAGTGCAAAGGACGTCCTCAAGAGGATCAAGGACGAAGAGATCGAGTGGGTTGATCTGCGTTTCACCGACCCGAAGGGCAAGTGGCAGCACCTCACCATGGTCGCTTCGATCCTCGGCGAGGACGAGCTGGAAGACGGCCTGATGTTCGACGGTTCGTCGATCGAGGGCTGGAAGGCCATCAACGAGTCGGACATGATCCTCAAGCCCGACCTCGACGCCGTTTACGTCGATCCGTTCTCGGCCACCCCGATGCTCATCCTGTTCTGCGACATCGTGGAACCCTCGACCGGTGACCTCTACGCCCGCGACCCGCGCTCGACCGCGAAGCGCGCCGAAGCCTTCGTCAAGTCGGCCGGTTTCGGCGACACCGTGTACGTCGGCCCCGAAGCCGAATTCTTCATGTTCGACGACGTGAAGTTCTACGACGGCTACGAAGGCAACGGCTTCAAGATCGACGACATCGAGCTGCCCGGCAACTCGGACAAGTCCTACGACACCGGCAACCTTGCCCACCGTCCGCGCGCCAAGGGCGGCTACTTCCCGGTCGCTCCGGTTGACTCGGCCGTGGACATCCGCGGCGAGATGGTCACCACCATGCTCGAAATGGGCCTGCCCTGCGACAAGCACCACCACGAAGTGGCTGCTGCCCAGCACGAACTCGGCCTGACCTTCGGCACGCTGGTCACCACTGCCGACCGCATGCAGATCTACAAGTACGTCGTCCACATGGTCGCACAGGCATATGGCAAGACCGCCACGTTCATGCCGAAGCCGATCATGAAGGACAACGGCTCGGGCATGCACACCCACATCTCGATCTGGGACAAGGGTAACCCGCTGTTCGCCGGTAACGGCTACGCCGGCCTGTCGGACATGTGCCTGTACTTCATCGGCGGCGTCATCAAGCACGCCAAGGCCCTGAACGCCTTCACCAACCCGACCACCAACAGCTACAAGCGCCTGGTGCCGGGCTACGAAGCTCCGGTGCTGCTGGCCTACTCGGCCCGCAACCGCTCCGCTTCGTGCCGCATCCCCTACGGTGCGGGTGACAAGGCAAAGCGCGTGGAATTCCGCTTCCCCGACGCGATGGCCAACCCCTACCTCTGCTACGCCGCGCTGCTCATGGCCGGTCTCGACGGGATCAAGAACAAGATCCACCCGGGCGAAGCCATGGACAAGAACCTCTACGATCTGCCGCCGGCCGAACTCGCCGAAGTGCCGACCGTCTGCGGTTCGCTGCGTGAAGCGCTCGATTCGCTCCAGGCCGACCATGCCTTCCTTCTCGAAGGCGGCGTGTTCACCGTCGACCAGATCGAATCGTACCTCGAACTGAAGTGGCCGGAAGTGCTGCGCTGGGAAACCACGCCGTCGGCCGTCGAGTTCGACATGTATTACAGCGCCTGA
- a CDS encoding P-II family nitrogen regulator — protein MKKIEAIIKPFKLDEVKEALHEVGVSGITVTEAKGFGRQKGHTELYRGAEYVVDFLPKVKLEVVVPDALAERVVEAIADAAQTGRIGDGKIFVVPVETAVRIRTGERDDDAL, from the coding sequence GTGAAAAAGATCGAAGCTATCATCAAGCCGTTCAAGCTCGACGAAGTGAAGGAAGCACTGCACGAAGTTGGCGTTTCCGGTATCACCGTCACCGAGGCGAAGGGCTTCGGCCGCCAGAAGGGCCATACCGAGCTCTATCGCGGCGCCGAATACGTGGTCGACTTCCTGCCCAAGGTGAAGCTCGAAGTGGTCGTTCCCGATGCGCTGGCCGAACGCGTGGTCGAAGCCATTGCCGACGCCGCCCAGACCGGCCGCATCGGTGACGGCAAGATCTTCGTCGTCCCCGTCGAAACCGCCGTGCGCATCCGCACCGGCGAACGGGACGACGACGCCCTGTAA
- the argC gene encoding N-acetyl-gamma-glutamyl-phosphate reductase produces the protein MTKTVFIDGAAGTTGLEIAERLEGRAEFELIVLDDARRKDDDARAEALNAADFVILCLPDDAAKAAVGMIRNDTTRVIDASSAHRVAPDWTYGFPEVIGREAVAAARFVSNPGCYPTGFIALVAPLVKAGLLPADWPYVCHAVSGYSGGGKALIGRFEEDRDIAFRAYGLALGHKHVPEMTTHVGLAHAPIFAPAVVPAHRGMLVEVPLHLSMMSGAGTPADLRAALSGFYAGSEIVTVVDDQPDELLLRASMEPVDSLTLRVLGAKDGSQARLVATLDNLGKGASGAAVQNLNLMAGLPETAGLRL, from the coding sequence ATGACGAAGACGGTCTTCATCGACGGCGCGGCCGGCACCACCGGCCTCGAAATCGCCGAGCGGCTCGAGGGCCGCGCCGAGTTCGAACTGATCGTCCTCGACGATGCCCGCCGCAAGGACGACGATGCCCGCGCCGAAGCACTGAACGCGGCGGATTTCGTGATCCTCTGCCTGCCCGACGATGCAGCGAAAGCCGCCGTCGGCATGATCCGCAATGACACGACCCGCGTGATCGACGCCTCCTCGGCGCACCGCGTGGCACCGGACTGGACTTACGGCTTCCCCGAAGTGATCGGGCGAGAGGCCGTTGCCGCCGCGCGTTTCGTCAGCAATCCCGGCTGTTACCCGACCGGGTTCATCGCGCTGGTCGCTCCCTTGGTCAAGGCGGGCCTGCTCCCGGCTGACTGGCCTTACGTCTGCCACGCGGTCTCCGGCTATTCGGGCGGCGGCAAGGCGCTGATCGGCCGTTTCGAGGAAGACCGCGACATCGCCTTCCGCGCTTACGGCCTGGCGCTCGGCCACAAGCATGTGCCCGAGATGACGACGCACGTCGGCCTCGCTCACGCCCCGATCTTCGCACCGGCGGTGGTACCTGCCCATCGCGGGATGCTGGTGGAAGTCCCCCTGCACCTCTCGATGATGTCCGGTGCCGGAACGCCTGCCGACCTGCGCGCCGCGCTCTCCGGCTTCTATGCCGGCAGCGAAATCGTCACCGTGGTGGACGACCAGCCCGACGAATTGCTGCTGCGCGCCTCCATGGAGCCGGTGGACAGCCTGACGCTGCGGGTCCTCGGCGCGAAGGACGGCTCTCAGGCCCGTCTCGTCGCCACGCTCGACAATCTGGGCAAAGGGGCGAGCGGCGCCGCAGTGCAGAACCTCAACCTGATGGCCGGTCTTCCCGAGACAGCGGGCCTGCGGCTCTGA
- a CDS encoding SH3 domain-containing protein, with amino-acid sequence MTGPSVTADPGCLPVRGDLAHIKLAGLCFVPHYAVPMPHAILAGAVLRVTGRADAEPIRDLPEGETFNVLDIAGNWAWGQFGEDGQVGYLPLDALKAQD; translated from the coding sequence ATGACCGGGCCGAGCGTGACCGCGGATCCCGGATGCCTGCCCGTGCGCGGCGACCTTGCGCATATCAAGCTCGCCGGGCTTTGCTTCGTACCGCATTACGCCGTGCCGATGCCGCACGCGATCCTGGCCGGCGCGGTGCTGCGCGTTACCGGACGCGCGGATGCAGAACCGATTCGCGACCTGCCCGAGGGTGAAACCTTCAACGTGCTCGACATCGCCGGAAACTGGGCCTGGGGCCAGTTCGGCGAAGACGGCCAGGTCGGCTATCTCCCGCTCGATGCTCTGAAGGCGCAAGACTGA
- a CDS encoding leucyl aminopeptidase family protein: MTDKNALIQPDRGQKAVALHLIGKDGLEQFIKGLSVPQRAALEAQKFAGAAGSHAILPDGDGWFVAAGVADPAKLSTWCLARLAEVLPAGTYRRASGEPGKAALGWIAGQYSFDRYLSDPSEEGPRILLTGEVKAIDAVIAEAEAIELVRDLVNTPAEDMGPGQLESEAESLAKAFRAEVKITRGEMLEREYPMVHAVGRAAGRAHAPRLIELEWGDPKHPRIAVVGKGVCFDSGGLDIKPGAGMLLMKKDMGGAAHALALARLIMGARLPVRLHLVIPAVENAISGNSFRPGDVLRSRAGITVEIGNTDAEGRLILGDALTRASEKEPELVIDFATLTGAARVAVGPDLPALFAREDATAQAILDAGLGVDDPCWRLPLYDGYRDYLKSDIADINNAGSSGFAGASTAALFMDRFVAKGLDWAHFDTFAWRPASKPGRPKGGDALGLRAAWYMLQQRYTGERG; encoded by the coding sequence ATGACCGACAAGAACGCATTGATTCAGCCCGATCGCGGCCAGAAGGCCGTCGCCCTCCACCTCATTGGCAAGGATGGACTGGAGCAATTCATCAAGGGCCTGTCGGTTCCACAGCGCGCCGCGCTGGAAGCGCAGAAGTTCGCAGGCGCGGCCGGCAGCCACGCAATCCTGCCCGATGGAGACGGCTGGTTCGTCGCCGCCGGCGTGGCCGACCCGGCCAAGCTGTCGACCTGGTGCCTTGCCAGGCTGGCTGAAGTCCTGCCCGCTGGAACCTATCGCCGCGCCTCGGGCGAACCGGGCAAGGCTGCGCTGGGCTGGATCGCCGGTCAGTACAGCTTCGACCGCTACCTGTCCGATCCTTCCGAGGAAGGCCCACGCATTCTCCTCACCGGAGAGGTCAAGGCGATCGACGCCGTGATCGCCGAAGCCGAAGCGATCGAACTCGTGCGCGATCTCGTCAACACCCCGGCCGAGGACATGGGTCCGGGCCAGCTCGAATCCGAAGCGGAATCGCTCGCCAAGGCCTTCCGCGCGGAGGTGAAGATCACGCGCGGAGAAATGCTCGAACGCGAATACCCGATGGTCCATGCCGTCGGCCGCGCGGCGGGCCGCGCCCATGCCCCCCGCCTGATCGAACTCGAATGGGGCGATCCCAAGCATCCCCGGATCGCCGTCGTCGGCAAGGGCGTATGCTTCGATTCAGGCGGGCTGGATATCAAGCCGGGCGCGGGCATGCTGCTGATGAAGAAGGACATGGGCGGCGCTGCCCATGCCCTCGCCCTGGCGCGCCTCATCATGGGCGCCAGGCTTCCCGTGCGCCTCCACCTCGTGATCCCCGCAGTCGAAAACGCCATTTCGGGCAATTCCTTCCGCCCCGGCGACGTGCTGCGCAGCCGCGCCGGCATCACCGTGGAAATCGGCAACACCGATGCCGAGGGCCGCCTGATCCTCGGCGATGCGCTCACCCGCGCGAGTGAGAAGGAACCGGAACTGGTGATCGATTTCGCCACCCTCACCGGCGCTGCCCGCGTGGCCGTAGGACCGGACCTGCCCGCCCTGTTCGCCCGCGAGGATGCCACCGCACAAGCCATCCTTGACGCCGGGCTCGGCGTGGACGATCCCTGCTGGCGCCTCCCGCTTTACGACGGCTACCGCGATTACCTGAAGTCGGACATTGCCGACATCAACAATGCCGGGTCCAGCGGCTTCGCCGGAGCCAGCACCGCAGCGCTGTTCATGGACCGCTTCGTGGCCAAGGGGCTCGACTGGGCGCACTTCGATACTTTCGCCTGGCGCCCCGCTTCGAAGCCGGGTCGTCCCAAGGGCGGCGATGCCCTGGGCCTGCGCGCGGCATGGTACATGTTGCAGCAGCGCTACACTGGCGAACGTGGCTGA
- a CDS encoding DUF4163 domain-containing protein, with product MMRFGAWCLVSAATAALLLGGCKGEAPVAATSDAASGEAMAETEAATEPAAQASEVPVGGGREEKVENDLYEFSYSYPDAAGAIPGLKANLDKQLEQSRADLIGSAKSGQAESKQNDYPYHAYSYGEDWKVVTSLPGWLSLSSEIYTYSGGAHGMTIFDTLLWDRQAEQARKPIDLFTSKEALSKALRTPFCAALDKERVKRRGGPIDKSDDMFSECIDPIEQIVILGSANGRTFDRVGLLVPPYNAGPYAEGSYEVTVPVTGAVMAALKPQYRSSFSVAK from the coding sequence ATGATGCGATTTGGTGCCTGGTGTCTTGTCTCCGCTGCAACGGCTGCCCTGCTCCTGGGCGGGTGCAAGGGTGAGGCGCCGGTCGCCGCCACTTCGGATGCGGCCTCCGGCGAGGCGATGGCCGAAACCGAAGCCGCTACCGAGCCCGCCGCGCAAGCCAGCGAAGTTCCGGTGGGGGGCGGCCGCGAGGAGAAGGTGGAGAACGACCTCTACGAGTTCAGTTATTCCTATCCCGATGCGGCGGGCGCGATCCCGGGTCTCAAGGCGAACCTCGACAAGCAACTGGAACAGTCCCGCGCGGATCTTATCGGCAGCGCGAAATCCGGACAGGCGGAATCGAAGCAGAACGACTATCCCTACCATGCCTACAGTTATGGCGAGGACTGGAAGGTCGTCACCAGCCTGCCGGGCTGGCTCTCGCTGTCTTCGGAAATCTATACTTATTCCGGCGGCGCGCACGGCATGACCATCTTCGATACCCTGCTGTGGGACCGCCAGGCCGAGCAGGCGCGCAAGCCGATCGACCTCTTCACCAGCAAGGAGGCGCTCTCGAAGGCGCTGCGCACGCCGTTCTGCGCCGCGCTGGACAAGGAGCGCGTCAAGCGCCGGGGCGGCCCGATCGACAAGAGCGATGACATGTTCTCCGAATGCATCGATCCGATCGAGCAGATCGTGATCCTGGGCTCGGCCAACGGCAGGACATTCGATCGCGTCGGCCTGCTGGTCCCGCCCTACAATGCCGGGCCGTATGCCGAGGGCAGCTACGAGGTGACGGTTCCGGTAACGGGCGCGGTCATGGCGGCGCTCAAGCCGCAGTACCGGTCGAGCTTCTCGGTCGCAAAATGA
- the map gene encoding type I methionyl aminopeptidase, producing the protein MTEYQIVEPGSETVLRDGTIKLHGPEGFEGMRKAGRLAAMILDEIAPMVQPGVTTAAIDDKVRELTLDGGAVPATLGYRGYAHSCCISINHVVCHGIPSEKTIKDGDIVNIDVTPLLDGWHGDTSRMYLAGDVSLKARRLVDVTYECLMIGIEQARPGNRVGDIGAAIQAHAESFRYGVVREFCGHGLGRLFHDAPEVVHAGRPGTGPLLKPGMFMTIEPMINLGKPPVKLLADGWTAVTRDKSLSAQFEHSIGITETGCEIFTTSLKGLHKPPYA; encoded by the coding sequence ATGACCGAATACCAGATCGTCGAACCCGGAAGCGAAACCGTCCTGCGTGACGGCACCATCAAGCTGCACGGCCCCGAGGGCTTCGAGGGCATGCGCAAGGCCGGGCGCCTTGCCGCCATGATCCTCGACGAGATTGCGCCGATGGTGCAGCCCGGCGTGACCACGGCGGCGATCGACGACAAGGTGCGCGAACTCACGCTCGATGGCGGTGCGGTGCCGGCGACGCTCGGCTACCGGGGCTATGCGCATTCCTGCTGCATCTCGATCAACCATGTGGTCTGCCACGGCATTCCGTCGGAAAAGACGATCAAGGACGGCGATATCGTCAATATCGACGTGACCCCGCTGCTCGATGGCTGGCACGGTGACACCAGCCGCATGTACCTTGCCGGCGACGTTTCGCTGAAGGCGCGCCGTCTGGTGGACGTGACTTACGAGTGCCTGATGATCGGCATCGAACAGGCCCGGCCCGGCAACCGGGTGGGTGATATCGGCGCGGCCATCCAGGCCCATGCCGAATCGTTCCGCTACGGCGTCGTGCGGGAATTCTGCGGCCATGGCCTGGGCCGTTTGTTCCACGATGCGCCGGAAGTGGTCCATGCCGGCCGCCCCGGCACCGGTCCGCTGCTCAAGCCCGGCATGTTCATGACCATCGAGCCGATGATAAATCTTGGCAAGCCGCCGGTTAAGCTTCTGGCCGATGGCTGGACGGCGGTCACCCGCGACAAGTCGCTTTCAGCGCAGTTCGAGCATTCGATCGGCATTACCGAGACGGGCTGCGAGATATTCACCACCAGCCTCAAGGGTCTCCACAAGCCCCCCTACGCCTGA
- a CDS encoding SMP-30/gluconolactonase/LRE family protein encodes MTLWRKIDRDVRDTLGEGALWCERDNAFYWVDILTPALNRLSLADNTVTRWDMPARLGWVAPRAQGGLIGGFQDGVANITLDPLTISERNDPEPHLPGNRMNDGKADRHGAIWCGTMDMAEEEVTGSLYRLSPSGEWQVIDTDYTVPNGPAFSPCGQWLYHADSGRRVIYRFALDESGAHSREEFIRFSEEDGYPDGMTTDAEGYLWTAHWDGGRISRFAPDGTRERSIELPARRITNIAFAGEKLDRMFVTSAATGLPDSEFDGALFEVESGVTGNPAGIYLG; translated from the coding sequence ATGACGCTTTGGCGCAAGATCGATCGCGACGTGCGCGATACCCTCGGCGAAGGCGCGCTCTGGTGCGAGCGCGACAATGCCTTCTACTGGGTCGACATCCTCACCCCTGCCCTCAACCGCCTCAGCCTCGCGGACAACACGGTAACTCGCTGGGATATGCCCGCACGCCTCGGCTGGGTCGCTCCGCGCGCGCAAGGCGGCCTGATCGGCGGCTTCCAGGACGGCGTGGCCAATATCACGCTCGACCCGCTGACGATTTCCGAGCGTAACGATCCCGAGCCCCACCTGCCCGGCAACCGCATGAACGACGGCAAGGCCGACCGCCACGGCGCGATCTGGTGCGGCACGATGGACATGGCAGAGGAAGAAGTGACCGGCTCGCTCTACCGCCTCTCGCCCTCGGGCGAATGGCAGGTGATCGACACCGACTACACGGTGCCCAACGGCCCGGCGTTCTCGCCTTGCGGCCAGTGGCTCTACCATGCCGATTCGGGCCGCCGGGTGATCTACCGCTTCGCCCTGGACGAGAGCGGTGCCCATTCGCGCGAGGAATTCATCCGCTTCTCCGAGGAAGACGGCTATCCCGACGGCATGACCACGGACGCCGAAGGTTATCTCTGGACGGCACACTGGGACGGCGGCCGGATCAGCCGCTTTGCTCCCGACGGCACGCGCGAGCGCTCGATCGAGCTTCCGGCCAGGCGCATCACCAACATCGCTTTCGCAGGCGAAAAGCTGGACCGCATGTTCGTGACCTCGGCGGCGACCGGCCTGCCCGATTCCGAATTCGACGGCGCGCTGTTCGAAGTGGAATCCGGCGTCACCGGCAATCCCGCGGGCATCTATCTCGGCTGA